A region of the Deltaproteobacteria bacterium genome:
CAACAACATCTACGGCATGACCGGCGGCCAGAGTTCGCCCACCAGCCCCGAGGGCGCGATTTCGGCCACGGCGCCTTTTGGACAACTGGAAAGCTCCTTCGACATCGTCAACATGGCCATGGCCAGTGGCGCCAGCTATGTGGCCAGGGGCACGGTCATGCACGCGACCATGCTCGACGATCTGATCAGCGCCGCCTTGGACAAGCCGGGGTTCAATCTGGTCGAGATCCTTACCCCCTGTCACACCCAGTACGGCCGCAAGAACAAGTTCAAAACCGTGGTCGATATGTACCGGTGGTACAAGGAAAACACGGTCAAGTTGAATCGTTACGAGGAAATGACGGCCGAGGAAAAGGCCGCGTTCACGCCCATCGGCGTTTTTCGTGACGAGATGCGGCCCGGTCTTGAGGTCCGCTACGAGGAACTGCGCACCAAACTCCAGGAGCAGGGAAAATGCCAAAGCAGCACGAATTGAACCGTTTCGAGATCCGTCTGTCCGGCACGGGCGGGCAGGGCATCCTGACCCTGGGCAAGATCATGGGGCAGGTTTTGGCCCTGGATCATGGCTTTTACGCCACGCAAACCCAAAGCTATGGCCCGGAGGCCCGGGGCGGCGCCAGTCGGGCCGACTTGGTGGTCAGTTCCAATCCCATCAGCTATCCCAAGCCGGTCAACCTTGACATGCTCGTCGCCCTCAGCCAGGAGGCGTGCAATTTATATTTCCGCAACTTGAAGCCTTCGGGATTCTTGCTCGTGGACACGACCTTGGTGTCGCAGACGCCGTCCAATATTT
Encoded here:
- a CDS encoding pyruvate ferredoxin oxidoreductase, which codes for MPKQHELNRFEIRLSGTGGQGILTLGKIMGQVLALDHGFYATQTQSYGPEARGGASRADLVVSSNPISYPKPVNLDMLVALSQEACNLYFRNLKPSGFLLVDTTLVSQTPSNIFWGLPFTKLAREKIGLPQTMNIICLGALSHFLPFMQFANVKKALAGVLPAKILDINVKALTLGHAQAKKLYPDAPEKWTFSLPMMMESEQ
- a CDS encoding 2-oxoacid:ferredoxin oxidoreductase subunit beta; the protein is MAQVTELIHDYLRHNKKFPHVYCAGCGHGIVLGSLIRSVHRLGLAKDDVVLVAGIGCSGRMAVYVDFNTVHTTHGRALTFATGIKMANPNLKVIVVMGDGDAMAIGGNHLIHAARRNIGLTALVLNNNIYGMTGGQSSPTSPEGAISATAPFGQLESSFDIVNMAMASGASYVARGTVMHATMLDDLISAALDKPGFNLVEILTPCHTQYGRKNKFKTVVDMYRWYKENTVKLNRYEEMTAEEKAAFTPIGVFRDEMRPGLEVRYEELRTKLQEQGKCQSSTN